The window aaatatcaagccttccagacaaaagccatgtatcgtcattgaaaagcaatatgaaaatcatcgaaatatacattcttgcttctcaagcacataaataagatttaatctcactaggtgtacaatcattagatttctatcttgcattaacataagacatgcaattttcattatcattttcaaaattacaagcatgatcatatttttgcattttcattattaaattattaaaaatataattttcaagaaaattaaaaaaaaaagaaaaatgcatcatgaaaaacatcatgtaatttcgaagtaaattaaaggcattttgattacctcagcgtcgaaaggcgtaaaggcatagtttgccacctcgtctttgttgattttctcctcgtcttcagaggagctcgattcatcccaatttttgttcttcttcttgcgttcaaagcaagtagttccgttctttttactttttaatttttgtttcatttgtagtttaagttcaccatcacttgagcttatgctcgagtggtcttcaaatgttctatgtcccaaatccttcctgttctttggaaggtggttctcaagttcttcacgtgcattgcacgtcatttcatatgtgatcaatgaaccaattagttcttcaagtggaaattggttcaagtttttcgactcttgaatagcagttacttttgaatcccaagttttagaaaatgagcgcaaaactttgttaacgagttcaaaatccgaaaagcttttaccaagtgattttaaaccattgacgacatccgtaaaacgggtgtacatgtcaacaacggtttcgcttggtttcatatgaaaaagctcgaaatcatgtagtaaaatattaactttcgagtctttgactctactagttccctcatgcgtgatttcaagagtgcgccaaatatcgaaagccgtttcgcacaaaaaaacccgattgaactcatttttgtccaaagcgcaaaataagacattcatagcctttgcgtttaaagaaaaatacttcttctctaattccgaccattcgttcatcggtttagagggaagttgaaaaccgttttcaatgatattccataaatccatatttagagaaatcaaaaaaactctcattcgagttttccaataagtgtagtccaatccgttaaagaacggtggacgaaagaccgaaaagccctcttgaagagccatttctctcgggtgtaaatccgaaatgttaggatcaagagcactaagaggggggggggtgaattagtgcagcggaaatctttcagcgattaaaaacgaaagctgcgttcgttcgataaaaactattttgatgcaaaagccaattctaagacttatgattaagtgcagtttatgtctaaacacagtttgcgtctaagggcaatttacgcagtttgcagtttgcgtctaaatgcagattgcgtctaagcgcagtttgcatctgagcgcagtttgcgtctaagctcagattgcgtttaagcgctgtttgcgtctaagcgcagtttacgtctaaacacagattgcgtctaagcgcagtttgtgtctaagcgcagtttgcgtctaagcgcacatTGCGTttaagtgtagtttgcgtctaagtgcaatttacgtctaaaatcagattgcgtctaagtgcagtgcagtttgcgtctaaacgcagttttacgtctaaacacagttttacgtctaaacgtagttttacgtctaaacgcagtttgcatctaaatgcagttttacgtctgatatggcaaaaaatggtaaaccccactcccggcaatgccccccgcacgtggacaggcgcggcgcggcgccccagggagagcaacgagggcaacggtctgcgtccggacgtcagcctcactgagcccacagcccctcagtcaacccagcacagtaggacgagacaaaagcaggtagcggttgaagctcgcccatgccctgcgattccccgatcccatacgcaacatcctcggcgatgtcggacgccatcagagatacggccccgaccgacgggatggcgcgcccgataatgccgagttcccctataaacgtcctcgAGCCAGAGGGAAGAGGGCAGACTGGACGCCCAGAACAACCGCCACttcatctctctaacttgatcgtcggaggggtcgggtcgaaccgacccgacctttgtgcaggtatcaagccgaggtctcccgttCGGGACACGCAAGCAAGGGGTCCCCACCCGGAGGAAGTCGCTGCagcgccccgagtccgaggccgcacccgaccaccccggtggagacgagcatcgccccagggagatccccgccattcggacccccgaacgagccgagacgacctcccgggtcacggctaagaaaaaaaggtgtttacactaacataatggcgctagaaggagggccggtccgaatgtcaagcgatcaacaggctcactccgacgaacccccagccgtccggtcgcacacgaccgacgcaacggaagaacatccccaacaggagggggttcgggacgagcgccccgctgcgatctcggagcgctattggcgattgtTCAACGATCCGGGTCTATCGCCACCCATCGCCAATCCCGGTGGCCCGTCACCCGtgccacccgaagccttctacgacctcacgcaccaggtccgggctcttacgggagtgatgcagaccatcatcccgctggtcTCTCCCCCGACGTCTTCACACTCAACCCTACCTCCACCACGGCAACGGCCCGTCGCTCAAAACCCCGCACCGCTCCCCGAGTCTCCCGCTTCGCCTCCGGACCAATCGACCCAACCCAggagccgaggagcggaggaACCAGCGGCGCACCCGACGCCCGTGGCCCCACTTTCAAACTCGGCGGAGGGCCTGTGGGCCCAGCTACGCCTCGTAGGCCGCCGGCTGGACGAGGTGCAGCGTGAGGTTCACCGGACCAGGGGAGACCCGGGGGCCGAGCGACACCAGGGGTCCCCCTTcacccccgagattcaagagcaagcaatcccgccgcattttcggctcccgTCATTGGATGCCTATGACGGTGCCACCGATCCGGCGGACCACGTAGCTGCTTTCCGCGCCCAAATGGCACTATACGGGACatccgatgccctgatgtgcagggcgttcccgacaaccctgcggggcccagcccgagcgtggtacagcaatctgaagaccgcgaccatcgcctctttcgaccaatTGGCCAGagactttgagcttaacttcctcgCTCATGCCAAACCGAAGCCGTCGGTGGCGATGCTCCTCGGGCTCCAccagagggaggatgagcccctctcactttgtgaaccgcttcaccacacAAATCCGTGGGCTGTCTGacgctcacccttctttgatgatgtaggcattcatgatgggcctgcgccctacccaattcttttggtctctggtggagcgaccccccacttcgGTTCCCGAAATGTTGCAGCGTGCGAACCAGTACATCGCTGCTGAGGCATGGATGGTCGGGAGGCGCAATGAGCGCAAGAGGGTCAAGCCAGAGCAGTCCCAACAACAACAGCCCGCTACCTCCCGGCGTAGGGCCGGCGGCCTCAACGATGCGGCACCTAGGTCCCCTCCCCCGGGCCTGAACTCCTCTCGGaccgaaatatttctccacattaaggagaaaggccttctcaaagacccctacccgatgaggagcccgcgcgaactcgcggaccgctctaaatactgccgtttccaccgacagcccggtcacgacaccgaggagtgtcgagaattaaaaaggcaaattgaggagctcatccgccgagggcacctcggctcatacctccgaccagacaaggagctctcgccacgcccggaaggccccatcgagcggcacatagatgtcataaccAGCGGACCAGCGTCCGGAGGGAGTTCCATGGCGGGCGGAAGGGcatacgccagggcctcccgGGCTGAAGCCACCAAACAGGAAAAAGgccccgaagtcaccttcccgaccgggggACCTGAACCAGCCGAACATGATGACGCGTTGGTaatatcagccagaatcgccaacgcgcaagtgagaaggatcatggtcgacactggaagctcggccgatatactttactgggacgccttccaaaagctcggtctggtaaaggagaacatgaagccggtatgctcaacactcacggggttcaccggcgcctcaatctcgtcactaggggtcatcaccctgcccctaactttgggagtcttcccgaaggcaaaaacagtgatgacctcctttctggtggtcgacctccccacggcatacaacgccatcctcggacggccaaccctcaacaagacccgagccgtcatctcaacttactaccaaaccatcaagttcccgacccacgatggggtcggggaagtggcggggaactcctgggagtccaggcgctgctacttgaccgctgtgtcactaaacaagagagcgaggatccaatccccgctggaagacccccgggagggaaaaaaaccGACCCCCCGCCCCGAGCCGAAGGAATCCACCATTGACTTGCCACTGATCGAAGGAAGGCCCGACCAAACAGTCAAAGTCGGGTCGGGACTGCCCGAACAAGAGCAAcagcagctcgtcggccttctgcgagccaacgccgacatcttcgcttggacgccgACTGACCTAGTCggagtccacccggaagtcgcgctgcaccacttgaacatctcgtccgacgcccgcccggtaaaacagagacccaggcggcaggccccggATTGGCAACTGGCCATCCGAGAAGAGGTAAACCGACTTCTTgcggccggtttcatagaagaggcgaggtacccacagtggctctccaatgtagtccttgtcaaaaagcctaatggaagctggcggatgtgcattgactacaccagtctcaataatgcttgcccaaaagattgctaccccctaccgaagatcgaccagctagttGACGCCACGGCCGGCCACGCCCGTCTTTCGTTTATGGACGCATTCTCCGGGTACAACCAggtcaggatggcacccgaagaccaagaacacacagccttcctcaccgagcaaggggtatatttttacaaagtcatgccgttcgggttgaaaaatgccggggcgacctaccagaggacggtgaacaggatattcgcccaccagattggacgaaacatggagatatatgtcgacgacatgatcgtaaagagccgaaTGGCGGAGGCCCATCCTTCCGACCTAGCTGAAACATTCGACACCCTGCGAAggttcggcctgcgcctcaaccccgccaagtgcgccttcggcgtgacctcgggaaaattcctcggattcatcatgcatgagagagggattgacgccaacccggaaaagataCAGGCCATCATTGACATGCAGCCTCCTAGTCGCGTTATCACGTTTTCtttcccgatcgggagatcgctgcctccccttcttccaggccctgaaggatccgaagaacttccgatggacgaCGGAATGCGAGAGGGCCTTCGAGCGGATGAAGcaacacctggccaacctcccccgactcgcTTCAGTCTCCCCTGGGGAGAAATTGAGTCTCTACCTCGCCGCCTCCCAGCACGCGGTCAGTTCGGTTCTGGTCAAAGAAAACTCCGGCGACCAACTgccggtctactatgtcagccacatgcTGAGCGGGCCAGAAGAACGCTACCCGCCAATCGAAAAGCTGGCGCTGGCGCTCGTTCTGTCGGCGCGAAAGCTCCGCCCTTATTTCCAGGCCCACCCGATGGAGGTAATAACTGACCAGCCGCTCTGGCTTATCCTGTCTAAATTCGACgttgcagggcgtctcctcaaatggACAGTAGAgctcggcgagcacgacatacaGTATATACcacggaccgccatcaaagcccaggTCGTGGCAGACTTCATTGCAGAGCTGACCCCGAGCACAGGCGAGGAACTCGAGCCACCGCGTGAGACGTGGACCCTCCACGTAGACGGGTCGGCCAACGCAAAAGGCGCCGGTGCAGGGCTGGTGCTGGTGACACCTGACGGCCGCTCGATCgagcgctccttccgcttcgggttcagggccaccaacaacgaggcagaatacgaggctctcctggcggggctccaGTTGGCACTGGAAATGTGGGTGACTGACATACGCGTCATCACCGACTCacagctggtggctaggcagctcgacgGCGGATACGAAGCCCGGGACCCGACTATGGCGAAATATCTGGCACAGGTAAAAAGCCTTGCCACCAAGTTTGcccattttgaattgtcgaatgttcccaggagcgagaaccagcgagccgacaccctgGCAAAATGGGCGTCCGGCTCGGCCCCCTGGGCTCAACCCGAGACCGAAGTGCTCCCCCACCGAGCCATAGAGGTCGTCGCCACGGTCACGGGCGGcgcgccggccacttgggtacaagagatgctacgcttcaagcgggatgggGCCCTACCCGACAATGAAACCACGGCTCGACGCTTGCGTCGGACGCAGGCATGGTACATCGAAGAGGAAGGACGACTGTACAAGCGGTCCTTCTCGCGCCCCTTGTTACGCTGCCTAGAGCCGAACGAAGCTCGGACCAttctgtccgacatgcatgaaggggcctgcggggaacacataggcgaacgagccctggcgcacaagatactccgacaggggtattattggccgaccatgcgccaggacgcgaaagctttcgtgcggcggtgcagctcgtgccaggagcacgcccgcaccgcccgacggccggcggtcctgttcacccctgtcgactgtgcctggccattcgcgcaatggggactggacatactagggcctctcccacccgcctccggccagcggaagtacatcatcgtgggagtggactactttaccaggtgggtcgaagccgagcctCTAGCGACCATTACGGAGTCACAAGTGGAAaggttcgtgtggagaaacctcataactcggttcggcctgccctagtccatcgtcaccgacaatggaCCTCAATTCGCCGACAGGAGGACATGAGCAGAAGCGACCCAGGGCGATTCTGTATCcatactcgtaggatactcgTCCCATTCGGGTCAGCCTGAGCTCGAAGTTCTCGGACCTCTTGTAGGCTTCAATCGCCTCCTTGTCCTTCGACGGACGGAGGCGAACCTCCTCGGCCAGCGCATCGGAGGCAGCGCGGGCTTCGGCCTCGGCCTTCCCCGCCCTCTTGGTGAGACCAAGCGCCTCCGACTTCAACAGGCggagctcggcccgatccaaacggAGGAACTCCTGGAGCTCCTTGACTGAATCGCCCGACTGCTCGAGCTCTGCTCTTAGGCGCGCCACCTCTTCCTCGGAATCGGTTGCACGTTTTTCCGCGGCCGCTACCGCCTCGGGGCCCGACCCGGCCCGAACCTCCTCTAGCTGGCGGCACAACTCAGAGTTGCGCTCGCTGAGGTCCTAGATTGCCTGGCCAGCATCGCGCACTCGGTCCATTAGCGCCGTCGAATAGTGGAGGCCCTGCCACAGGAAAATAAGAGTCAGCGCGCAGTCGCGAGGATGCCCGGAGTTAGCAAAACGCTTACCAGTGTTAGAAACCTCCCCGCCTTGTTAAGCATGGTCTCCGAAGGCAGGGTGTATAGGTCCCGAGCTAGGTCGGGGTGGAGCACGCCTCGAAGAAAGGCAGCAgagggatctcccccggcccataccttgtcccctcgggacagccccttccaTCGGGCAACCAGTgggtcggaagcctcccccggcggaagctcgcccatcaccgCTGACCATAGGGGCTCATCGGCCCCCGTGCGTAGCCCGCACAGATCATCCACCGTGGGCAGGCTCGACCTCTTCCCGGCCGTCCCCTGGCTAGGCCCTTCAACTCGGGAAGGCCCCTCGTCCCGAGTGGTCCGCTTGGCGCCCACGATTGTTGAAGGAGTGGTCCCCCGCCTTGGCTTTCCCGGGACCCGTCGTCTTTGCCTTCTTTGACGGACGTCCCTCTGGGATCTCTAATGGGGCACCCGCTGAACCGGGCAACGGGTCGGCTGGGGAACGCAGAGAGGAAGCAGCGGACTGGCGCGGGGAAGAAGCCGACGAGGAGCGACCACCACGAAGGGACAGGAGCTTCATTCCTACAAAGGAGACAAGCAAACCATCACAAACTGTGGAAACAAACAAGGCATAGAGAACACCCTCTACaaacatacccccgaaagccgggctaagacccgcctcggctagccactcctcggtcatagctcgaatggcctgagaaccgggaaggattgcccgaagcctcttcaagtcccgacgctcctcgtcgttcaagtccgggactgtgttatctatcaccctcaccgcccaccgaactccgaagccccaatccctcgGCCAGCTAACGTAAAAAAACCACCCTTTCCACCCTTTGTTAttcgaaggggctcccccgacgcgaaagccagcccgggctgacacgaaatagccccccggccccttgagaaggcgaaaacaagagagaaagaggtttcgggtaggggtgatgttagcataGTAACATTCCCCCAAGAACGCTACCAGGTACCGCCATGAGTTAGGCACCACCTGGGAAGGCGAAATCCGCCATAGAGATAGGCAGGAGACGATGATGgggtgaaggggaaggcgcaacccagcctctagggcatcttgggTCAGCGCGAAACCTCGAGGCACCGGGTCGTACGACCGCTGCCCCGGGTCAGGTGCGACcagaacaaactcctccgggatgtgatAACGCCCCTGGAGCTTCTCCAGCAACGACCCGCTCACCgccgagtcgaggtcgtgcggccacattagagcctcaagggctcgcgccgcctcctcgtccgGGGAGGGCGGAGGCGTGCGCTCCCGGACTCTATCAGGGGACGGAGATGAAGAGACAGGCGAGAGGGGCATCCTTACCGGCTTTGAGACGAACAAGAGCAACTGGGGAGTGACGGCGTAGGAAAGGAGAGGATGTGATGACAGAAAGGGCGACGAGGTCCAAGACTCAGCGACCGGAATCGTGAAACGGGCCGAGTGCACCGTTTATATAGGAAAAGCCCCGCTAGgagagacgtcccttcgtctccccaTAGCGGCCAACAGCTCATCCGCACACTCGCTCGTCGCACCAGGGAAGGCCAACGAACACCCCatcataaatgcggacccaaGGTCGCTGCGGGGAACAGCACGGAGAACAGCCACTGCGACCCCTCCGACGTCTGATAAGAACGACGATCTTCCCGCGTGTCCCCGAGACCACATTctcggcgtggccagcccgcccgagacgtgctcctcggccgcacatccctgagaccacctcctcggcgcggccagcccgcccgagacgcgctcctcggccacatgtccccgagaccacctcctcggcgcggccagcccgcccgagacgtgctcctcggccgcatgtccccgagaccacctcctcggcgcggccagcccgcctgagaccacctcctcggcacggccagcccgcccgagacgtgctcctcgaccaCATGcgcccgagaccacatcctcggcgcggccagcccgcccgagacgtgctcctcggtcgcatgtccccgagaccacctcctcggcacggccagcccgcccgagacgtgctcctcggccgcatgtccccgagaccacctcctcggcacggccagcccgcccgagatgtgctcctcgg of the Musa acuminata AAA Group cultivar baxijiao chromosome BXJ3-2, Cavendish_Baxijiao_AAA, whole genome shotgun sequence genome contains:
- the LOC135630722 gene encoding uncharacterized protein LOC135630722, producing MEIYVDDMIVKSRMAEAHPSDLAETFDTLRRFGLRLNPAKCAFGVTSGKFLGFIMHERGIDANPEKIQAIIDMQPPSRALKDPKNFRWTTECERAFERMKQHLANLPRLASVSPGEKLSLYLAASQHAVSSVLVKENSGDQLPVYYVSHMLSGPEERYPPIEKLALALVLSARKLRPYFQAHPMEVITDQPLWLILSKFDVAGRLLKWTVELGEHDIQYIPRTAIKAQVVADFIAELTPSTGEELEPPRETWTLHVDGSANAKGAGAGLVLVTPDGRSIERSFRFGFRATNNEAEYEALLAGLQLALEMWVTDIRVITDSQLVARQLDGGYEARDPTMAKYLAQVKSLATKFAHFELSNVPRSENQRADTLAKWASGSAPWAQPETEVLPHRAIEVVATVTGGAPATWVQEMLRFKRDGALPDNETTARRLRRTQAWYIEEEGRLYKRSFSRPLLRCLEPNEARTILSDMHEGACGEHIGGSKPSL